A single region of the Acanthopagrus latus isolate v.2019 chromosome 11, fAcaLat1.1, whole genome shotgun sequence genome encodes:
- the LOC119028266 gene encoding E3 ubiquitin-protein ligase TRIM39-like yields MSLDKEPEIRLQEDDDTRESNSGERKDDNMRRKDPLKTDQREKRTTNPLSLLKEDLSQFTEEVLKMFKDKDTKSECEDRPSSQTISKPASSTLDLLKEDLSQFKEDVSSIFSIGSFKDKEMKTEGEDRPTAPAENKAASSTLDLLKEDLSQLKEDVSSVFGFTLLKDKETKSTEKTINRLSNVFRIGLSKERDPPKDDPSNSFKIKDSRSERPLKSLFRTDLQTSPPADDSLEVQKTSLETPEEQVDDGVRGNPSEKNEETEKIRHNMQEQLSVDLSVCEEKTGRTGRSEAASEEEVTPATQAAEQRRDGKELPDHSESEEDETTTEEEEEEEEEGEEGEGEEEEEEEVEVEVEVEETGPWASLSSGLGLISLTDPNKDDSSVRTGDEWSVKNFACYLTLDPNTANSELRLTDCNRRATRVWSDHHPSEHPDRFTCCSQVLCREGLLDSVYWEVEWTGGADIGVCYNNISRGGDTASCLLGHNERSWSLECSEGSYTPCHQNKRFRSSSPRPFSHRVGVYLDWSTGSLSFYCVSQDAMVHLHTFSSTFTEPLYPAFWVWAYDGSVSLCQVELDWERLLQ; encoded by the exons atgAGTCTTGATAAAGAACCTGAAATACGTCTCCAAGAGGACGACGACACGAGAGAATCAAACTCCGGTGAGCGAAAAGACGACAACATGAGGAGGAAGGATCCTCTCAAGACAgatcagagggagaaaaggacCACGAACCCGCTGAGTCTCCTCAAGGAGGACTTGAGCCAGTTTACAGAGGaagtgttgaaaatgttcaaggacaaagacacaaagtcaGAGTGTGAAGACCGGCCATCGAGTCAGACGATCAGTAAACCTGCCAGCAGCACACTCGACCTTCTGAAGGAGGACTTGAGCCAGTTTAAAGAAGACGTGAGCAGCATCTTCAGCATCGGTTCATTCAAGGACAAAGAGATGAAGACGGAGGGTGAGGACCGGCCGACAGCTCCGGCAGAAAATAAAGCTGCCAGCAGCACACTCGACCTTCTGAAGGAGGACTTGAGCCAGCTGAAAGAAGACGTGAGCAGCGTCTTTGGCTTCACTTTGTTAaaggacaaagagacaaagtCCACAGAGAAGACAATCAACCGTCTCTCTAACGTCTTCAGAATCGGTCTTTCAAAGGAGAGAGACCCTCCGAAGGACGACCCATCAAACAGCTTCAAGATAAAAGACTCCAGATCTGAACGGCCTCTGAAGAGTCTGTTCAGAACAGACCTCCAGACTTCCCCACCAGCAGACGACAGTCTGGAAGTTCAAAAGACAAGTCTAGAGACACCTGAGGAACAAGTGGACGATGGTGTTAGAGGAAACCCCTCAGAGAAGAATGAAGAGACGGAGAAAATCCGTCATAACATGCAAGAGCAGCTGAGTGTAGATCTCAGTGTCTGTGAGGAGAAAACTGGGCGGACGGGACGCTCTGAAGCAGcaagtgaggaggaggtgacacCTGCAACACAGGCAG CTGAACAGAGACGTGACGGTAAAGAGCTCCCTGACCACTCTGAGTCAGAGGAAGACGAGAcaaccacagaggaagaggaggaggaggaagaagaaggagaagaaggagaaggagaagaagaagaagaagaagaagtagaagtagaGGTAGAAGTAGAAGAGACTGGTCCCTGGGCGTCTCTGTCCTCTGGCCTCGGCCTCATCAGTCTGACTGACCCAAACAAAGACGACTCGAG CGTTCGGACTGGAGACGAGTGGTCGGTGAAAAACT tcGCCTGCTATCTGACCCTCGACCCCAACACCGCCAACTCAGAGCTGCGTCTGACTGACTGCAACAGGAGAGCGACTCGAGTCTGGTCGGACCATCACCCCTCGGAGCACCCGGACCGGTTCACGTGCTGCTCTCAGGTCCTGTGCAGGGAGGGGCTGCTGGACTCGGTgtactgggaggtggagtggacCGGCGGCGCCGACATAGGCGTCTGCTACAACAACATCTCAAGAGGCGGAGACACGGCGAGCTGCCTGCTGGGACACAACGAGCGGTCGTGGAGTCTGGAGTGTTCAGAGGGAAGCTACACGCCGTGTCACCAGAACAAGAGGTTCAGATCCTCCTCACCACGACCCTTCAGCCACAGAGTGGGAGTCTACCTGGACTGGTCTACAGGCTCTCTGTCTTTCTACTGCGTCTCTCAGGACGCCATGGTCCACCTTcacaccttctcctccaccttcactgAGCCACTCTACCCGGCGTTCTGGGTCTGGGCCTACGACGGCTCGGTGTCGCTGTGTCAGGTGGAGTTAGACTGGGAGCGACTGCTGCAGTGA